A region of Catenibacterium mitsuokai DNA encodes the following proteins:
- a CDS encoding reverse transcriptase domain-containing protein has translation MRLIDEILSDSNIDRAILQVKRNKGVSGIDKMTVDELDEYFYKYRREIRYSILNKKYKPQSVKRVYIPKPNGKKRPLGIPTVVDRVIQQAVAQILMKKLDSSFSEFSYGFRPRKSAQMAVLKTLEYINEGYDWVIDLDIEAYFDTVNHDKLISILREKHVNDSTTLHLIRKFMQAGIMEDGLVKPSRIGVPQGGLCGYRHNPPYVDKDIMPS, from the coding sequence ATGAGATTAATTGATGAAATACTTAGTGATTCTAACATCGACAGGGCTATTCTACAGGTCAAGAGAAACAAAGGTGTATCTGGAATCGACAAGATGACAGTAGATGAACTTGATGAATATTTCTATAAGTATAGAAGAGAGATTAGATACTCTATACTTAATAAGAAGTATAAGCCCCAATCAGTCAAGAGAGTCTATATCCCAAAGCCTAATGGCAAGAAAAGACCATTAGGTATACCTACAGTAGTGGATAGAGTTATTCAACAGGCTGTTGCACAGATATTGATGAAGAAATTAGATTCTTCATTCAGTGAATTCAGTTATGGATTCAGACCAAGAAAAAGTGCACAGATGGCTGTATTAAAGACTCTAGAATACATCAATGAAGGTTATGACTGGGTTATAGACTTAGATATTGAAGCATACTTTGACACTGTAAATCATGATAAATTAATCTCAATACTTAGAGAAAAGCACGTGAATGACTCAACAACATTACATCTTATTCGCAAATTCATGCAGGCAGGGATTATGGAAGATGGTTTAGTAAAACCTTCGAGAATCGGTGTGCCTCAGGGTGGGTTATGCGGATATCGGCATAACCCACCTTATGTGGACAAAGATATTATGCCGAGTTAA
- the spx gene encoding transcriptional regulator Spx: MIRIYTAPSCASCRKVKAWLKEHDIPYVEKNIFSTILREDELRELLERSENGTDDIISKRSKIIKENKVDIEDMSINELIHFIQKNPSILKRPIMIDERRFQVGYNAEEIRAFIPRELRKLAECQKFDNCPQFSASTLVEDYHRSNKAGS; this comes from the coding sequence ATGATTAGAATCTACACTGCACCAAGTTGTGCATCATGCAGAAAAGTCAAAGCATGGCTAAAAGAACATGATATTCCTTATGTAGAAAAGAATATCTTTTCTACAATATTAAGAGAAGATGAATTACGTGAGTTATTAGAACGAAGTGAGAATGGTACAGATGATATCATTTCTAAACGTTCTAAGATCATCAAAGAAAATAAAGTAGACATTGAAGATATGTCTATCAATGAATTGATTCATTTCATTCAGAAGAATCCATCTATCTTAAAACGTCCAATCATGATTGATGAAAGACGTTTCCAGGTAGGTTATAATGCTGAAGAAATTCGCGCATTTATTCCAAGAGAATTAAGAAAACTGGCAGAATGTCAGAAGTTCGACAATTGTCCACAATTCAGTGCGTCTACACTTGTAGAAGATTATCATCGCAGTAATAAAGCAGGCTCATAA
- the trpS gene encoding tryptophan--tRNA ligase — MKRMLSGIKPTGRVTLGNYIGAIKPFVEFQNEYEMIIFVANLHSMTIYQEPKDLRKNTKDLIALYIAAGLDPEQVTLFLQSDVLEHAQLGWYLGCMVSMGELSRMTQYKSKKIEAEEKGGHIGAGIFNYPSLMNADILMYDPDYVPVGEDQKQHVELARNIAERFNSRYSDTFKLPEPIIPKVGGRIMDLQDPTKKMSKSSPNGKGCIYVLDPVNVSKKKILSAVTDSDSHVKFDPENKPGISNLLEIYSIISGKTIEELETMYEGKGYGEFKKDLAEVVGDELQRIQDRYNEIVNGDYLDNVLEAGAEKARRIARKKLAKVERKIGITIKKR, encoded by the coding sequence ATGAAAAGAATGTTAAGTGGTATTAAACCTACAGGCCGTGTTACTTTAGGTAACTACATTGGCGCAATTAAGCCTTTTGTAGAGTTCCAGAATGAATATGAGATGATCATCTTTGTCGCAAATCTTCATTCAATGACTATTTATCAGGAACCAAAGGATTTAAGAAAGAATACGAAAGACCTCATCGCATTATATATTGCGGCAGGATTAGATCCTGAACAGGTAACTTTATTCTTACAGAGTGATGTCTTAGAACATGCTCAGCTTGGATGGTATTTAGGCTGTATGGTTTCTATGGGTGAATTATCACGTATGACTCAATATAAATCAAAGAAGATTGAAGCAGAAGAAAAAGGCGGACATATTGGTGCCGGTATCTTCAACTACCCTTCATTAATGAATGCAGATATTCTTATGTATGATCCAGATTATGTACCTGTAGGAGAAGACCAGAAACAGCATGTAGAACTTGCAAGAAACATTGCAGAACGTTTTAATAGCCGTTATAGTGATACTTTCAAGCTTCCTGAACCTATTATTCCTAAAGTAGGTGGACGTATTATGGACTTACAGGATCCTACTAAGAAGATGAGTAAATCTTCACCTAATGGTAAGGGATGTATTTATGTATTAGATCCAGTTAATGTATCTAAGAAGAAAATCTTATCTGCAGTGACTGATAGTGATTCACATGTGAAGTTTGACCCAGAAAATAAACCTGGTATTTCTAATCTACTTGAAATCTATTCTATTATTTCAGGTAAAACTATTGAAGAACTTGAAACAATGTATGAAGGCAAGGGTTATGGCGAATTCAAGAAAGATCTTGCTGAAGTAGTTGGAGATGAACTTCAAAGAATCCAGGACCGTTACAATGAAATTGTGAATGGTGATTATCTTGATAATGTTCTTGAAGCAGGAGCAGAAAAAGCAAGAAGAATCGCAAGAAAGAAACTTGCAAAGGTTGAAAGAAAGATTGGTATTACAATCAAGAAAAGATAA
- a CDS encoding undecaprenyl-diphosphate phosphatase has product MLLYLKTILFGIVEGITEWLPISSTGHMILLNEFVKLDVSKDFYSMFQVVIQLGAILAVVVIYWNQIWPFKKNTNPMVKGFFKYVDRDIFDLWLKIIFACIPAAVVGLLFDDVFEALFYNPPCVALALIVFGVGFIVIENRNAKLRPKINSLRAINGKTAFLIGMFQLIAAIFPGTSRSGATILGGLMLGVSRTVAAEFTFFLAIPVMFGASLLKLVKFGLAFTASQLAVLGLGMLVAFVSSILIIKFLMSYIKKHDFKVFGWYRIVLGLLVLAYFFIIK; this is encoded by the coding sequence ATGTTACTCTATTTAAAAACTATTTTGTTTGGTATTGTGGAAGGAATCACTGAATGGTTACCTATCAGCAGTACTGGACATATGATCTTATTAAATGAATTTGTGAAATTAGATGTTTCTAAAGATTTCTATTCTATGTTCCAGGTTGTAATTCAGTTAGGGGCTATTCTTGCAGTAGTCGTTATCTATTGGAATCAGATCTGGCCATTTAAGAAGAATACAAATCCTATGGTAAAAGGTTTCTTTAAATATGTGGATAGAGATATTTTTGACTTATGGCTTAAGATTATCTTTGCATGTATCCCAGCAGCTGTTGTAGGTCTATTATTTGATGATGTATTTGAAGCATTATTCTATAATCCACCTTGTGTAGCACTTGCACTTATTGTCTTTGGTGTCGGCTTTATCGTTATCGAAAATAGAAATGCGAAGCTTAGACCTAAAATTAACTCTTTAAGAGCAATCAATGGCAAGACAGCTTTCTTAATTGGTATGTTCCAGTTAATTGCAGCTATTTTCCCAGGTACATCTCGTTCAGGTGCGACAATCCTTGGTGGATTAATGTTAGGTGTAAGCCGTACAGTCGCTGCTGAATTCACGTTCTTTTTGGCAATCCCAGTTATGTTTGGGGCAAGCTTATTAAAACTCGTTAAGTTTGGTCTCGCATTTACAGCTTCACAGCTTGCAGTATTAGGACTTGGTATGCTTGTTGCCTTTGTATCTTCAATTTTAATCATCAAGTTCTTAATGAGCTATATCAAGAAACATGACTTCAAGGTATTTGGGTGGTACCGTATTGTATTAGGATTATTAGTACTTGCATATTTCTTTATCATCAAGTAA
- a CDS encoding RidA family protein: MTKVVKTDKAPGAIGPYSQGIDIGNMIFFSGQIPLDPETGVMPEGIEAQTRRALDNVKGLLESQGLTFKNVVKTTVFLDNIDDFTTMNGIYAEYFEEPYPARSAVEVAKLPKGALVEVEVIAVK, from the coding sequence ATGACTAAAGTAGTAAAAACAGACAAAGCACCAGGTGCTATTGGACCATATAGCCAGGGAATTGATATTGGTAATATGATCTTCTTCTCAGGACAGATTCCACTAGATCCTGAAACAGGTGTGATGCCAGAAGGTATCGAAGCACAGACTAGACGTGCATTAGACAATGTGAAAGGGTTACTTGAAAGCCAGGGATTAACATTCAAGAACGTTGTAAAAACAACTGTATTCTTAGATAATATCGATGATTTCACAACTATGAATGGTATCTATGCTGAATATTTTGAAGAACCTTATCCAGCAAGAAGTGCTGTAGAAGTAGCTAAATTACCAAAGGGTGCTTTAGTAGAAGTAGAAGTTATTGCAGTAAAATAG
- a CDS encoding FmdB family zinc ribbon protein, whose product MKSRNQYAKTIRRIEIGSNFLLIIGILVSFFMSLGLPGTIGTVVLYILLMAYNFKLMKRCRCDSCGHVDVFTKSRSFVTGVEKRCPNCNHKLKNDLPLDEIEFKD is encoded by the coding sequence ATGAAAAGTAGAAATCAATATGCAAAAACAATTCGAAGAATAGAAATCGGTTCTAACTTCTTACTTATTATTGGTATATTAGTCAGCTTCTTTATGTCACTAGGATTACCTGGTACTATTGGAACAGTTGTGCTATATATTTTACTTATGGCTTATAACTTTAAACTAATGAAAAGATGTCGCTGTGATTCATGTGGACATGTAGATGTCTTTACAAAGTCTAGAAGTTTTGTGACAGGTGTAGAAAAGAGATGTCCAAACTGTAACCATAAGTTAAAGAATGATTTACCACTTGATGAAATTGAATTTAAAGACTAA
- the alr gene encoding alanine racemase has product MTRYRDTYAKVRLDYIKENVETLYKKTKKPMVAIIKANAYGHGYKEVASVLKDEPIIQMFAVATLKEAVDLRNLGVKQDILVLGAVPLEDLNIAIEKNISLALFSFDYLNKINEMHHYDAPVKVHLSIDSGMNRIGFKTEKEFEQAMEMIDPAKIDVEGIFTHFATADDFSQDDEYEKQLALFKSIVGNNRFKYVHCDNSAAMMFHHSDFGNLTRIGIAMYGVDPRGEENKDLKQAMSLYTKVAMVKVVPKGEKIGYGMTYTADEDQYVATLPIGYADGFTRANQGREVYINGHYYPVVGRVCMDQCMVKVDENVKPGDDVEIFGEHISLAKMAKEINTIPYEIICLISPRVERIYEK; this is encoded by the coding sequence ATGACACGTTATCGTGATACGTATGCTAAAGTGCGTTTAGATTATATTAAAGAAAATGTAGAAACATTATATAAAAAAACTAAAAAGCCTATGGTGGCTATCATTAAAGCAAATGCTTATGGACATGGTTATAAGGAAGTCGCTTCTGTATTAAAGGATGAACCAATTATTCAGATGTTTGCAGTGGCAACTTTAAAAGAAGCAGTAGACTTAAGAAATTTAGGTGTAAAACAGGATATTCTAGTACTAGGTGCAGTACCACTCGAAGACTTAAATATTGCGATTGAGAAGAATATCAGTCTTGCTTTATTCTCATTTGATTACTTAAATAAGATTAATGAAATGCATCATTATGATGCGCCTGTTAAAGTTCATTTAAGTATCGATTCAGGAATGAATAGAATTGGTTTTAAAACAGAAAAAGAATTTGAACAGGCTATGGAAATGATTGATCCTGCAAAGATTGATGTAGAAGGTATCTTCACTCATTTTGCGACAGCAGATGATTTTTCACAGGATGATGAGTATGAAAAGCAGCTGGCTTTATTCAAGTCTATTGTAGGGAATAATCGTTTTAAGTATGTTCATTGTGATAACTCTGCGGCTATGATGTTCCATCATTCTGACTTTGGTAATCTAACACGTATTGGTATTGCAATGTATGGTGTAGATCCACGTGGTGAAGAAAATAAAGATTTAAAACAGGCGATGAGTCTTTATACTAAAGTTGCAATGGTTAAAGTTGTACCTAAAGGTGAAAAGATTGGTTACGGTATGACTTATACGGCAGATGAAGATCAATATGTTGCGACTTTACCAATTGGTTATGCAGATGGATTTACACGTGCAAATCAGGGTAGAGAAGTTTATATTAATGGTCACTACTATCCTGTTGTAGGAAGAGTATGCATGGATCAGTGTATGGTGAAGGTCGATGAGAATGTAAAACCTGGTGATGATGTAGAAATCTTTGGAGAACATATCTCACTCGCAAAGATGGCTAAGGAAATTAATACAATCCCTTATGAAATCATTTGTCTCATTTCACCAAGAGTGGAGAGAATATATGAAAAGTAG
- a CDS encoding HAD-IB family hydrolase, whose translation MKQKCAFFDFDYTIAHGDSINKLLLYTLKKYPLSVFRFLPLIPYGIGYVLHICSMESMKSWIHFPLDLLTDEEIKECYEKDIVPTYYPHMVEEMKKRQEEGCLVFLVTASAEAYMRFNTLPCDELMGTKTKIKNGHYTSRIIGENCKGKAKVTRINQYMKEHDLEIDYDHSYGYSDSNSDLPMLELCRYRYRVDRKDGHLTDF comes from the coding sequence ATGAAACAGAAGTGTGCATTTTTTGATTTTGATTATACAATAGCCCATGGTGATTCTATCAATAAGCTATTGTTATATACTTTAAAGAAATATCCTTTATCAGTGTTCCGCTTTCTTCCGCTTATTCCTTATGGAATTGGATATGTTTTACATATCTGTTCTATGGAATCAATGAAATCATGGATTCATTTCCCTTTGGATCTTCTTACTGATGAAGAGATTAAGGAGTGTTATGAAAAGGATATCGTCCCTACTTATTACCCTCATATGGTTGAAGAGATGAAGAAGAGACAGGAAGAGGGATGTCTTGTATTTCTAGTCACTGCAAGTGCAGAAGCTTATATGCGCTTTAATACTCTTCCATGTGACGAGTTAATGGGTACTAAGACAAAAATAAAGAATGGGCATTATACATCTCGTATTATTGGTGAGAACTGTAAAGGTAAAGCAAAGGTGACTAGAATTAATCAGTATATGAAGGAACATGATCTAGAAATAGATTATGATCATTCTTATGGCTATTCTGATTCTAATTCAGATCTGCCAATGTTGGAATTATGCCGTTATCGTTATCGTGTTGATAGAAAAGATGGCCATTTAACAGACTTTTAA
- the deoD gene encoding purine-nucleoside phosphorylase produces the protein MATPHNEAKKGDIAKTVLMPGDPLRAKYLAETYLEDVVQFNAVRNMFGYTGTYKGKKISIMGSGMGMPSIGIYSYELFTQYDVENIIRIGSAGSMQKDVHIRDVIIAQGSCTDSNFAHQYELPGTFSAISSYSLLEKAVTLAKEKKINYHVGNVLASDIFYHADTTSVEKWSRMGVLAVEMESYALFATAAYLGKNALTLLTISDSLVNDEPETTAEEREKTFTAMMEVALEIA, from the coding sequence ATGGCAACACCACACAATGAAGCAAAAAAAGGTGATATCGCAAAAACAGTCTTAATGCCAGGAGACCCATTACGTGCAAAATATCTGGCAGAAACATATCTAGAAGATGTCGTACAGTTTAATGCTGTAAGAAACATGTTTGGATATACAGGAACTTATAAAGGAAAGAAGATTTCTATTATGGGTTCAGGAATGGGTATGCCTTCTATCGGTATCTATTCTTATGAATTATTTACACAATATGATGTAGAAAACATTATCCGTATTGGTAGTGCAGGTTCTATGCAGAAGGATGTTCATATTAGAGATGTCATTATTGCACAGGGATCATGTACAGACTCTAACTTTGCACATCAATATGAATTACCAGGCACTTTCTCAGCTATTTCTTCTTATTCATTACTAGAAAAGGCTGTAACACTTGCAAAAGAAAAGAAGATCAACTATCACGTAGGGAATGTCTTAGCATCTGATATTTTCTATCATGCAGATACAACTTCTGTAGAAAAATGGTCTAGAATGGGTGTTCTTGCAGTAGAAATGGAATCTTACGCATTATTTGCGACAGCTGCTTATTTAGGTAAGAATGCTTTAACATTACTTACAATCTCTGATTCTTTAGTAAATGATGAACCAGAAACTACTGCTGAAGAAAGAGAAAAGACATTTACTGCAATGATGGAAGTCGCATTGGAGATTGCTTAA
- a CDS encoding aldo/keto reductase — translation MTYFGEHTPKLGFGMMRLPRTNGQIDIEETKRMVDVFMAAGLTYFDTAYVYEGSEEATRIALVERYPRDSYTLASKINAKMMCHDEASCQAQLKVSLERTGAGYFDYYLLHALSDANVALYDQYHIWDFVKDAKAKGLIKHYGFSFHGTPQLLDELLTKHPDVEFVQLQLNYADWENPAITSRANYEIARKHQKSIVVMEPIKGGTLATPPDSVRDILYNANPDMSIASWAVRYVASLDGIITVLSGMSTMEQVLDNISYMKEFKPLSEEEQNTIKEAQKALDAIESIPCTACHYCTPGCPMGIEIPDIFKAMNWYKIYGLKGKAKNRYEGIIEKSAKASVCIGCGQCEGVCPQQLPIIKYLKECADVLEE, via the coding sequence ATGACTTATTTTGGAGAACATACGCCAAAGCTTGGTTTTGGTATGATGCGTTTACCACGCACTAATGGACAAATTGACATTGAAGAAACAAAAAGAATGGTGGATGTTTTTATGGCTGCTGGACTTACTTATTTTGATACAGCATATGTCTATGAAGGTTCAGAGGAAGCAACTAGAATTGCGCTTGTAGAACGTTATCCTCGTGATTCCTATACTTTGGCTTCTAAGATCAATGCAAAGATGATGTGTCATGATGAAGCAAGCTGTCAGGCACAATTAAAGGTAAGTTTAGAGAGAACTGGTGCAGGATATTTTGATTATTATCTTCTACATGCATTATCTGATGCCAATGTGGCTTTATACGATCAATATCATATATGGGACTTTGTGAAGGATGCAAAAGCAAAGGGACTTATTAAACATTATGGTTTCTCTTTTCATGGAACACCACAATTACTGGATGAATTACTCACTAAACATCCTGATGTAGAATTTGTACAATTACAATTAAATTATGCAGACTGGGAAAATCCTGCTATTACATCTCGTGCCAATTATGAAATTGCGAGAAAGCATCAGAAGTCTATTGTCGTTATGGAACCGATTAAGGGTGGTACATTGGCTACTCCTCCTGATTCAGTAAGAGATATTCTGTATAATGCGAATCCTGATATGTCCATTGCATCATGGGCTGTACGTTATGTGGCATCACTCGATGGTATTATTACAGTATTGAGTGGAATGAGTACAATGGAACAGGTACTCGATAATATTTCTTATATGAAGGAATTTAAGCCTTTAAGTGAAGAAGAACAGAATACGATTAAGGAAGCACAAAAGGCATTGGATGCCATTGAATCTATTCCATGTACTGCATGTCATTATTGTACACCAGGATGCCCTATGGGTATTGAAATCCCTGATATCTTCAAGGCAATGAACTGGTATAAGATTTATGGTTTGAAGGGTAAAGCAAAGAATCGCTATGAAGGTATTATAGAAAAGAGTGCGAAAGCATCTGTTTGTATAGGATGTGGTCAATGTGAGGGTGTTTGTCCACAACAGTTACCTATCATCAAATATTTAAAAGAATGTGCTGATGTATTAGAGGAGTGA
- a CDS encoding sensor histidine kinase, which yields MFKSLSLLKQLLVVILGLAIMLVAVVMPVVDSNVHDIIDDQMYEKLETSQRNTVEYDFMPSNNKEKPIYTIVYDPVENAFTFSNLHGDATTLTLLYNYLFGRDLEKIVNSRKHYTIENKGTYARETYYYRIMKVDDEYLISIMSNSYSDKLIRDIRNRIIYILYAVLTIFALVLVLWVISLIRPLKKIKTYVDSIANREDSTLVMDRQDEIGVVGNAIVTMKDELMKQEKVKEEMIHNISHDLKTPIALIKTYGQSVKDDIYPYGDKESSMDVILENADRLEHKVKSLLYLNRLDYLSAEESELKPFPIKDLIEHIVMQMEAMQHIHIETDLDDVAFIGNEEHWRVAIENIIDNASRYMKSVIMITLKKDTLIIYNDGDPIDEDKKEDLFNPYVKGVKGQFGLGLSIVAKIADMYGYDIHAENKDPGVAFIFTKRAS from the coding sequence ATGTTTAAATCTCTTTCTTTGTTGAAGCAGCTTCTTGTGGTAATTCTAGGTTTAGCTATTATGCTTGTGGCTGTTGTCATGCCGGTTGTGGATTCTAATGTTCATGATATTATTGATGACCAGATGTACGAAAAACTAGAAACCTCACAAAGAAATACTGTAGAATATGATTTCATGCCTTCTAATAATAAAGAGAAGCCTATTTATACAATTGTCTATGATCCAGTAGAAAATGCCTTCACATTTAGTAACCTTCATGGGGATGCCACTACATTGACATTACTTTATAATTACTTATTTGGACGTGATTTAGAGAAAATAGTCAACAGTAGAAAACACTATACGATAGAAAACAAAGGAACTTATGCAAGAGAAACCTATTATTATCGTATAATGAAGGTCGATGATGAGTATTTGATTTCTATTATGTCTAATTCTTATTCAGATAAGCTGATTAGGGATATTCGTAATCGTATTATTTATATACTTTATGCGGTACTCACAATTTTTGCGTTAGTTCTTGTTTTATGGGTTATCTCTTTGATTCGTCCTTTAAAGAAAATCAAAACCTATGTAGACTCTATTGCGAATCGTGAGGATAGCACTCTTGTCATGGATAGACAGGATGAAATAGGGGTTGTTGGTAATGCGATTGTGACAATGAAAGATGAACTCATGAAGCAGGAAAAGGTCAAAGAAGAAATGATTCATAACATTTCTCATGACTTAAAAACACCTATTGCACTTATTAAAACATATGGGCAAAGTGTTAAGGATGATATCTACCCATATGGGGATAAAGAAAGTTCTATGGATGTTATTTTAGAAAATGCGGACCGTTTAGAACATAAAGTCAAATCCTTACTCTATTTAAATAGACTCGATTACTTAAGTGCAGAAGAAAGTGAATTAAAGCCTTTCCCAATTAAAGATTTAATTGAACATATTGTCATGCAGATGGAAGCAATGCAGCATATACATATAGAAACAGATCTCGATGATGTAGCCTTCATCGGTAATGAAGAGCATTGGCGTGTTGCGATTGAGAATATTATTGATAATGCGTCACGTTATATGAAGTCTGTGATTATGATTACATTAAAGAAAGATACACTCATTATTTATAATGATGGGGATCCTATTGATGAAGATAAGAAAGAGGATCTTTTCAACCCTTATGTTAAAGGGGTGAAAGGACAGTTTGGTTTAGGTCTTTCTATTGTCGCAAAAATTGCGGATATGTATGGCTATGATATTCATGCTGAAAATAAAGATCCAGGTGTTGCATTTATATTTACGAAAAGAGCTTCCTAG
- a CDS encoding response regulator transcription factor — protein MKYKINIIDDEKQLNDLVRTYLEKEGYECTSFYTYDEALMHCDDDVHLWLVDIMLDKNSGFDLLTAIKSARPDMPIVFMSARDQEFDRIIGLEKGCDEYITKPFNMKEVILRIHNVLKRVYKGTEMIDIDGYMIDESKRKVLENGHEIDLTTKEYELLLYFMKNKGIAISREQVLTRVWDENYFGSDRVVDDTLRRLRKKMPNINIKTIYGFGYRLD, from the coding sequence TTGAAATACAAAATCAACATCATTGATGATGAAAAACAATTGAATGATCTAGTAAGAACTTATTTAGAAAAAGAAGGATATGAATGTACTTCTTTCTATACATATGATGAAGCTTTAATGCATTGCGATGACGATGTTCATTTATGGCTCGTTGATATTATGCTTGATAAGAATAGTGGTTTTGACTTATTAACTGCTATTAAATCAGCACGTCCTGATATGCCTATTGTCTTCATGTCTGCAAGAGATCAGGAATTTGATCGTATTATAGGCTTAGAAAAGGGCTGTGATGAATACATTACAAAACCATTTAATATGAAGGAAGTAATTCTTCGTATTCATAATGTCTTAAAGCGTGTTTATAAGGGTACTGAAATGATTGATATCGATGGTTATATGATTGATGAATCAAAGCGTAAAGTATTAGAGAATGGCCATGAAATTGATTTGACAACCAAAGAATATGAACTGCTTCTCTATTTTATGAAGAATAAAGGTATTGCGATTTCTCGTGAACAGGTCTTAACACGTGTCTGGGATGAAAACTATTTTGGTAGTGACCGTGTCGTAGATGATACATTAAGACGTTTAAGAAAGAAGATGCCAAATATCAATATCAAGACAATTTATGGTTTTGGCTATAGACTAGACTGA
- the glmM gene encoding phosphoglucosamine mutase translates to MGKYFGTDGFRGEANKTLTVEHAFKVGRYLGWYYNRHHKARIVIGKDTRRSSYMFEYALVAGLTASGADAYLLHVTTTPSVSYIVRTDGFDCGIMISASHNPYYDNGIKLINDKGQKFDADVEKQIEMYIDGLTEELPYATKDGIGRAFDYSMGRNRYIGYLMSIPKRAFRNVRVGLDCANGASSNIAKAVFDALGAETYVINDHPDGVNINTDCGSTHMGALQNFVRENGLDIGFAFDGDADRCLAVDEFGRVVDGDLILYVCGQELKKNNELANNTIVTTIMSNIGLYKALDKIGIGYAKTAVGDKYVYENMVTNGNVIGGEQSGHIIFSKHATTGDGILTSLKILETCIENKKTLAQLTEPVTIYPQLLINVRVKDKAEVLNDEDIKKAIEEVTEVLGDDGRILVRESGTEPLIRVMVEAQTDEICHENVLKVVNLIKEKGYAVK, encoded by the coding sequence ATGGGTAAATATTTTGGAACAGATGGCTTTAGAGGAGAAGCAAATAAGACATTAACAGTAGAACATGCTTTTAAAGTAGGTCGTTATTTAGGCTGGTATTATAATCGTCATCATAAAGCAAGAATCGTTATTGGTAAGGATACAAGACGTTCAAGTTATATGTTTGAATATGCACTTGTAGCTGGTTTAACTGCAAGTGGTGCGGATGCATATCTTCTTCATGTAACTACAACACCTTCAGTATCTTATATTGTAAGAACTGATGGATTTGATTGTGGTATCATGATTTCTGCATCACATAACCCTTATTATGATAATGGTATTAAGCTTATTAATGATAAAGGTCAGAAGTTTGATGCAGATGTTGAAAAGCAGATTGAAATGTATATTGATGGTTTAACTGAAGAACTTCCATACGCAACTAAGGATGGTATCGGTCGTGCTTTTGATTACTCTATGGGTAGAAATAGATATATTGGTTACTTAATGAGCATTCCTAAGAGAGCATTTAGAAATGTACGTGTTGGTTTAGATTGTGCTAATGGTGCATCTTCTAATATCGCAAAGGCCGTATTTGATGCATTAGGCGCAGAAACATATGTCATCAATGATCATCCTGATGGAGTGAATATCAATACTGACTGTGGTTCTACACATATGGGTGCATTACAGAACTTTGTCCGTGAAAATGGTTTAGATATCGGTTTTGCATTTGATGGTGATGCAGACAGATGTTTAGCCGTAGATGAATTTGGTAGAGTTGTTGATGGTGATTTAATTCTTTATGTATGTGGTCAGGAATTAAAGAAAAACAATGAACTTGCCAACAATACAATTGTTACTACAATTATGAGTAATATTGGTCTTTATAAGGCTTTAGATAAGATTGGTATTGGTTATGCAAAGACTGCTGTTGGTGATAAATATGTTTATGAAAACATGGTGACTAATGGCAACGTTATTGGTGGAGAACAGTCTGGTCATATTATTTTCTCTAAGCATGCGACTACAGGTGATGGTATTTTAACATCATTAAAGATTCTAGAAACATGTATTGAAAATAAGAAGACTTTAGCTCAGTTAACAGAACCAGTAACTATTTATCCACAGCTATTAATCAATGTACGTGTAAAAGATAAAGCTGAAGTATTAAATGATGAAGATATCAAGAAAGCCATTGAAGAAGTGACAGAAGTATTGGGTGATGACGGTCGTATTCTAGTAAGAGAATCTGGTACAGAACCATTAATTCGTGTCATGGTTGAGGCACAGACAGATGAAATCTGCCATGAAAATGTGCTTAAGGTAGTAAATCTTATTAAAGAAAAAGGCTATGCCGTTAAATAA